The DNA segment CTCAGGCGCCAGTGCCATCACGGAAGCGATGTTGATGATCGCGCCTTCTTTATGTTTCAGCAAACCCTCGAACGCCACGCGGGACAGGCGGGCAACTGAGGTGACGTTCAGGGTAATCAAATTCTCAATAGCATCGGCGTCGCTGTTTTCAAATCCGCCCGGCAGTGAGGCACCCGCATTATTCACCAACAAAGAAATGTGTGGATTAGCGCGGATAAAATCTTCGACGCGGTTCAAATCTTCGCTGCGGGTAAGATCGGCTGGCAGGACAGTGACCCTAACGCCGGTTTCCTGTTGCAGACGTTCCGCCAAAGAGTCCAGACGGGCGGCATCGCGCGCGACCAGCACCAAATCATAACCGCGTTTTGCCAGGCGGTCGGCGTAAGTGGCACCGATACCGCTGGATGCACCGGTGATGAGAGCAACGGAGGAAGCGGAAGTTGAATGAGACATGGGCAGAACCTCAATAATAAGGGGATGAAGTAAGTGGTTTAATAATGAAACCAGATGATTTTTAGCATCAGTGGTTTTATAATGCAACCAGATTGTTTAAGCAGGAGGTGCCCTTGAAACGTACCCGTCTGGAAAATACGCCTTGCCCGACCGCCCGGGCACTGGATCTGATAGGTGACTGGTGGACGCTGCTGATTGTCCGCGACGCAATGCGCGGCATGGCGCGTTTCAATGAATTTCAGCGCAGCCTCGGCGCGGCGAAAAATATCCTCAGCACGCGGCTGAAAACCCTGGTGGCAGAAGGCATTTTGAAAGTGGAACCGGCTGCCGATGGCTCGGCGTATCAGGAGTATGTGCTGACTGAAAAAGGTCTGGCGCTCCAGCCAATTCTGGTGGCGCTGG comes from the Enterobacteriaceae bacterium Kacie_13 genome and includes:
- a CDS encoding SDR family NAD(P)-dependent oxidoreductase codes for the protein MSHSTSASSVALITGASSGIGATYADRLAKRGYDLVLVARDAARLDSLAERLQQETGVRVTVLPADLTRSEDLNRVEDFIRANPHISLLVNNAGASLPGGFENSDADAIENLITLNVTSVARLSRVAFEGLLKHKEGAIINIASVMALAPELQSAVYSATKAFVLTFSQTLQFEMAERGLYVQAVLPAATRTEIWARSGKNIDEVPGVMEVGELVDAALLGFDRKEKITIPPLHDEKQWNDFDALRGAMLPNFLQSHAAPRYKS
- a CDS encoding transcriptional regulator — translated: MKRTRLENTPCPTARALDLIGDWWTLLIVRDAMRGMARFNEFQRSLGAAKNILSTRLKTLVAEGILKVEPAADGSAYQEYVLTEKGLALQPILVALGQWGSEYLFEEGEACTRLVDTQTRQSLRKIELQAQDGRILQSRDITAIIPEM